The Erpetoichthys calabaricus chromosome 5, fErpCal1.3, whole genome shotgun sequence genome has a segment encoding these proteins:
- the LOC127528004 gene encoding uncharacterized protein F54H12.2-like: MAFVHCASDECAKSELDVFQLSPTQTSIEKSYYAEVPPLTALSENAPLEFSIAGNDQYLDLNNTLLYLSCKIHKNDGTTLAADSRVALVNYPIASLFSQVDITIGDRLISQSNNCYPYRAFIETVLNYGDETLKTQFSAGLFYKDTPGHHEATALDGPNLGFNKRAAYTSRSHRVDLLGHIHADLFFQEKLLINGVDVKLKLVRNKDDFCLMSNGDQFKVNILSASLFVKRVQVNPAVRLGHAEALMTSNAKYPIDQVQMKVFSIPTGSRVCNQENLFLGQLPKLVVLGFVDNAAFSGNFTHNPFNFKHNNINFMALYLDGEQIPSKPLQPDFASGHCVREYFQLVETADKRMKDKALLVDREEFAKGYSLFAFNLSPDMESTGHYSLIKTGNLRAEIRFAQPLQDTVNMIVYAVFDNIIEINMRRQVIYDYS, from the coding sequence ATGGCTTTTGTACACTGTGCGTCAGATGAATGTGCAAAATCGGAACTGGACGTATTCCAGCTGTCACCAACACAAACCAGCATTGAAAAAAGCTACTATGCCGAAGTGCCGCCTCTCACAGCATTGTCAGAAAATGCCCCACTTGAGTTTTCGATTGCCGGAAATGATCAATACCTGGACCTCAACAACACACTCCTCTACTTAAgctgtaaaatacataaaaatgatggAACAACTCTGGCCGCCGATTCACGTGTTGCCCTTGTAAACTACCCGATTGCTTCTTTGTTCAGTCAGGTGGACATCACCATCGGGGACAGATTGATCAGCCAGAGCAATAACTGTTACCCATATCGAGCGTTTATCGAAACCGTACTAAATTACGGAGACGAGACCctgaaaacacaattttcagCTGGACTGTTCTATAAAGACACACCCGGTCACCACGAAGCCACTGCACTGGATGGCCCAAATTTGGGGTTCAATAAAAGGGCTGCTTACACGTCCAGAAGCCACAGGGTTGATTTATTGGGTCACATCCATGCAGATCTCTTCTTTCAagagaaattattaattaatgggGTTGATGTAAAACTAAAGTTGGTGCGAAATAAGGATGacttttgtctgatgagcaatggTGATCAATTTAAGGTCAACATATTATCAGCATCATTATTTGTGAAAAGAGTTCAAGTCAATCCGGCAGTCAGACTGGGTCATGCTGAGGCCTTGATGACCAGCAACGCAAAATACCCAATCGACCAGGTTCAAATGAAAGTGTTCAGCATACCTACCGGTAGCCGTGTCTGCAACcaggaaaacctgtttctgggacAGCTGCCAAAATTGGTTGTTTTGGGATTTGTTGACAATGCAGCTTTCAGTGGCAACTTTACACACAAcccctttaattttaaacataacaacATCAACTTCATGGCTCTTTACCTGGATGGAGAGCAGATACCCAGCAAGCCTCTGCAGCCTGATTTTGCTAGTGGACACTGTGTCAGAGAATATTTTCAACTGGTGGAGACCGCTGACAAGAGGATGAAAGATAAGGCCCTGTTAGTTGATCGTGAAGAGTTTGCTAAAGGCTATTCACTTTTTGCATTCAACCTAAGCCCTGATATGGAATCAACAGGACACTATTCACTCATCAAAACAGGCAACCTCAGGGCCGAAATAAGATTTGCTCAACCGCTGCAAGATACAGTGAATATGATTGTGTATGCAGTTTTTGACAACATCATTGAAATTAACATGCGTCGGCAAGTTATTTACGACTACAGTTAA